One Faecalispora anaeroviscerum genomic window carries:
- a CDS encoding UDP-N-acetylglucosamine 1-carboxyvinyltransferase — MDKYVITGGNRLTGEVIVSGAKNAAIAIIPAAIMADDICRIENIPNITDVTAITRILYDMGAKIRKINSSTIEIDPRPIHTCVASYELARHIRGSYYLLGALLGRFRHAVVSMPGGCDFGVRPIDQHLKGFAALGATYTLEGGMVDVTAKELVGNNIYMDVVSVGATVNIMLAAVRAKGTTIIENAAKEPHIVDLANFLNSMGADVRGAGTDVIKIYGVEHLKGTTYSIIPDQIEAGTYMAAAAATGGDVLIKNVIPKHLESISAKLEEMGVCVEEYDDSIRIRRDQPLNRCNIKTMPHPGFPTDMQPQIAVVLSIAHGTSIINESVWDNRFRYVEELKRMGAQISVDGKLAVVEGVDHLNAAPVRATDLRAGAAMLIAALCAHGVSQVEDIQHIERGYENVEEKLLALGADIKRVHIPDPSVAQAV; from the coding sequence TTGGACAAATATGTGATTACCGGTGGCAATCGGCTGACCGGTGAAGTGATCGTCAGTGGCGCTAAGAACGCTGCTATTGCCATTATTCCGGCTGCTATTATGGCGGATGATATTTGCAGAATTGAAAACATTCCTAATATAACTGATGTTACAGCAATTACCCGTATTTTGTACGATATGGGGGCGAAGATCAGAAAGATTAATTCCTCTACCATTGAGATCGATCCAAGGCCGATTCATACCTGTGTGGCTTCGTATGAGCTGGCCAGGCACATTCGCGGCTCGTATTACTTGCTGGGCGCTCTGCTTGGCCGGTTCCGCCACGCGGTAGTCAGCATGCCCGGCGGCTGCGATTTTGGCGTACGCCCGATCGACCAGCATTTAAAGGGCTTTGCGGCACTCGGTGCAACCTATACACTGGAAGGCGGCATGGTAGACGTTACCGCAAAGGAGCTTGTTGGCAACAATATTTACATGGACGTAGTTTCGGTCGGTGCGACGGTCAATATAATGTTGGCGGCCGTACGGGCCAAGGGTACGACGATTATTGAAAACGCAGCCAAGGAGCCTCATATTGTCGATCTAGCAAACTTTTTGAACTCGATGGGGGCGGATGTCCGCGGTGCAGGTACCGATGTAATCAAAATCTATGGTGTTGAGCATCTCAAGGGGACAACCTATTCCATTATTCCGGATCAAATTGAGGCTGGAACGTATATGGCTGCAGCCGCCGCTACCGGTGGTGACGTTCTGATCAAAAACGTGATTCCGAAGCATCTGGAATCCATTTCTGCCAAACTGGAAGAAATGGGTGTTTGCGTTGAGGAATACGATGATTCCATTCGCATCAGGCGCGACCAGCCCCTGAACCGCTGCAACATTAAAACAATGCCCCACCCGGGTTTTCCCACCGATATGCAGCCGCAGATTGCGGTTGTACTTTCCATCGCCCATGGAACAAGCATTATTAATGAAAGTGTATGGGACAATCGCTTCCGCTATGTGGAAGAGCTCAAACGAATGGGCGCCCAGATTTCCGTTGACGGAAAACTGGCGGTGGTTGAGGGTGTGGACCACCTGAACGCTGCTCCGGTGAGGGCCACCGATCTTCGCGCGGGCGCTGCGATGCTGATTGCGGCTTTGTGCGCACACGGTGTCAGCCAGGTGGAGGACATTCAGCACATTGAACGCGGCTATGAGAATGTAGAGGAAAAGCTTTTGGCTTTGGGCGCGGATATTAAACGAGTTCATATTCCGGATCCTTCGGTGGCACAGGCGGTTTAA
- a CDS encoding LysM peptidoglycan-binding domain-containing M23 family metallopeptidase, which translates to MIYITGIQSVRILKRLRRRFVRFITPAVELAGLIYAKTIGKQLIRLKREIRLFLDNFRKDGEHLKELSKGLTLQGAVGRLQHVGLHFVIRKKFVMSVLNIAAPVFSVFLLLGTISYWNHQDYGLVLSYDGKQLATIKDESVFEKATEMVNQRMVYSTVTAANLKITPTFILTAMDSGRFYAASTLCDRLIQQSNGIIEEGSGLYVDGELIGAVKSSADMTYLLQNILNTAKSGDQSAKASFAEDVETINGLFPTASIVNAESMAQKLTGSEQALALYTVKDGDTATSIARQYNLTLSELNRLNNNQLGDHLKIGMQLNVQTPQTLLHVKVVKKEIRTTSLPYKTVTEKDDSQYTDYSKIVTQGQDGVQEITEEVTYVNGIETSRTTLSKRVVTEAVDKKIVTGTKKRPQYSGAGESSGSLMWPVPSIRNITSYFAYRWGRMHTGIDISGGNSYGKTIVAADGGVVTYVKYSSSGYGYHLQINHGNGISTLYGHTSKILVSSGQRVSKGQPIAMIGSTGDSTGAHLHFEVIKNGQKINPLLYVSR; encoded by the coding sequence ATGATATATATCACCGGGATTCAGTCTGTCCGGATTTTAAAAAGACTGCGCAGACGTTTTGTCCGTTTTATTACTCCCGCCGTTGAGCTGGCCGGGCTGATTTATGCGAAAACCATTGGCAAGCAGCTGATCAGGCTGAAAAGAGAAATCCGCCTGTTTCTGGATAATTTTCGTAAAGATGGGGAGCATTTAAAAGAGCTTTCCAAAGGATTGACGCTGCAGGGCGCGGTCGGGCGGTTGCAGCACGTAGGTCTTCATTTTGTAATCCGCAAAAAATTCGTTATGTCGGTGCTAAACATTGCGGCACCGGTTTTTTCGGTATTTTTGCTGCTGGGCACCATCAGCTATTGGAACCATCAGGATTACGGTCTGGTGCTGAGCTATGACGGAAAACAGCTTGCGACCATCAAAGACGAATCTGTGTTTGAAAAGGCGACAGAAATGGTGAATCAGCGCATGGTGTACAGCACTGTGACTGCTGCCAATTTAAAAATTACGCCGACGTTTATCCTCACCGCGATGGACAGCGGCAGATTTTATGCAGCCAGCACACTGTGTGACCGCCTGATTCAGCAATCTAATGGAATCATTGAAGAGGGCAGCGGGCTCTATGTTGACGGTGAATTAATTGGTGCGGTGAAAAGCAGCGCGGATATGACGTATCTTCTTCAAAACATTCTCAATACCGCTAAATCCGGCGATCAATCGGCCAAGGCTTCTTTTGCCGAGGATGTGGAAACCATCAACGGCTTGTTCCCAACCGCCAGTATTGTCAATGCGGAGAGCATGGCTCAAAAACTGACAGGCTCTGAGCAGGCTCTGGCGCTATACACGGTAAAGGATGGAGATACCGCTACCTCTATTGCACGGCAGTACAATCTTACGTTATCGGAACTCAATCGCCTGAATAACAATCAGCTTGGTGATCATTTAAAAATTGGCATGCAGCTTAATGTGCAGACTCCGCAGACTCTGTTGCACGTGAAGGTGGTCAAAAAAGAAATACGGACAACCTCTTTGCCTTATAAAACGGTTACGGAGAAGGATGACAGCCAGTATACCGATTATTCCAAAATCGTAACGCAGGGCCAGGACGGTGTTCAGGAAATTACCGAAGAGGTCACCTATGTTAACGGAATTGAAACCTCACGTACAACGCTCAGCAAGCGTGTTGTAACCGAGGCGGTGGATAAAAAAATCGTAACCGGTACGAAGAAGCGCCCGCAGTACAGTGGGGCGGGTGAGAGCAGTGGGTCTCTGATGTGGCCTGTGCCTTCCATCCGCAATATTACCAGCTACTTTGCTTATCGATGGGGAAGAATGCACACCGGTATTGATATTTCCGGCGGCAACTCCTATGGTAAGACAATTGTAGCGGCAGACGGCGGCGTGGTCACATATGTAAAATACAGCTCCAGCGGGTATGGGTATCACTTGCAAATTAATCACGGCAACGGGATCTCCACTCTGTACGGTCACACCAGCAAGATTCTGGTTTCCTCCGGGCAAAGGGTTTCAAAGGGTCAGCCTATTGCGATGATCGGCAGCACGGGAGATTCTACCGGCGCACATCTGCATTTTGAGGTGATTAAAAACGGCCAAAAAATAAATCCTTTGCTGTATGTGAGCCGCTGA
- a CDS encoding S-ribosylhomocysteine lyase — protein sequence MDKIASFQINHDILTPGIYLSRVDGDITTYDIRMRKPNVPPFLSNPAMHTIEHLFATMARNSTFRDQIIYFGPMGCRTGFYFLVRNLKHSDAIALIQDVFARIADFSGEVPGCTSIECGNYLEHDLEEAKGEAAAFLPVIAGWSEQKLSYPV from the coding sequence ATGGATAAAATTGCAAGCTTTCAGATCAATCACGATATTTTGACTCCGGGAATTTATCTTTCCCGTGTGGATGGAGATATTACCACATACGATATACGCATGAGAAAGCCGAATGTGCCGCCGTTTTTATCGAACCCGGCCATGCACACCATCGAGCACCTGTTCGCGACAATGGCCCGCAACTCAACGTTCCGTGATCAGATTATCTACTTTGGGCCGATGGGCTGCCGCACCGGATTTTACTTTCTTGTCAGGAATTTGAAGCACTCCGATGCTATTGCCCTGATTCAGGATGTTTTTGCAAGAATTGCAGATTTTTCCGGCGAAGTTCCCGGCTGTACCTCCATCGAGTGCGGCAACTATCTGGAACACGATCTGGAAGAAGCCAAAGGGGAAGCCGCCGCTTTTCTGCCGGTGATTGCGGGTTGGAGCGAGCAAAAGCTGAGTTATCCGGTTTGA
- a CDS encoding putative ABC transporter permease: MKAFGKGILLFLVGGLIYFWLEVLWRGYSHWSMFLLGGLCFVLCGLINEVVSWDMPLLLQMLISALMITALEFLTGCIVNLWLGWQVWDYSKLRFQLLGQISLQSSVIWFLLSSVGIVLDDWIRYWFFGEEKPYYRLR; this comes from the coding sequence ATGAAAGCGTTCGGGAAAGGCATATTACTTTTTCTGGTCGGCGGACTGATCTATTTTTGGCTTGAGGTGTTGTGGAGAGGGTATTCACATTGGAGCATGTTTTTGCTCGGCGGGCTGTGCTTTGTTTTGTGTGGATTGATCAATGAAGTAGTTTCCTGGGACATGCCGCTGCTGCTTCAAATGCTGATTTCGGCCCTGATGATCACCGCACTGGAATTCCTGACCGGCTGTATCGTCAATCTATGGCTGGGGTGGCAGGTGTGGGATTATTCCAAGCTGCGCTTTCAGCTGCTGGGGCAGATCAGCCTGCAATCCAGCGTGATCTGGTTTCTGTTGTCCAGCGTTGGGATTGTGTTGGACGACTGGATTCGCTATTGGTTTTTTGGCGAAGAAAAGCCGTATTATCGGCTGCGGTAA
- a CDS encoding amino acid ABC transporter ATP-binding protein: MISVKNLEKTFHTSRGDLFVLKGISQTIEKGEKVVIVGPSGSGKSTFLRCLNLLEQPTSGEIWFEDEEITSPKCNINLLRQKMGMVFQHFNLFPHLTILENITLAPTSLKLKTQEEAEQSAMQLLERVGLADKAQAYPAQLSGGQKQRIAIVRSLAMEPKVMLFDEPTSALDPEMVGEVLQVMKQLAEEGMTMIVVTHEMGFAREVGTRILFMDQGQVLEEAPPQEFFAAPKHARLQDFLSKIL, from the coding sequence GTGATATCCGTTAAAAATCTGGAAAAGACATTTCATACTTCCCGTGGAGATCTTTTCGTTCTCAAGGGAATCAGCCAAACGATTGAAAAGGGAGAAAAGGTGGTCATTGTCGGGCCGTCCGGCTCAGGAAAAAGCACCTTTCTGCGCTGCCTGAACCTTTTAGAGCAGCCGACCTCCGGTGAAATCTGGTTTGAGGATGAGGAAATCACCAGTCCCAAATGCAACATTAACCTTCTGCGCCAAAAGATGGGGATGGTGTTTCAGCACTTCAATCTGTTTCCGCATTTGACCATTTTAGAGAATATCACGCTTGCCCCGACTTCTCTGAAGCTGAAAACACAGGAAGAGGCGGAGCAGTCCGCCATGCAGCTTCTGGAAAGAGTCGGCCTGGCTGATAAGGCACAAGCGTATCCTGCCCAGCTTTCGGGTGGGCAGAAGCAGCGCATCGCCATTGTACGTTCGCTGGCGATGGAGCCGAAGGTAATGCTGTTTGATGAGCCTACCTCCGCGCTGGACCCCGAAATGGTTGGCGAAGTTCTTCAGGTGATGAAGCAGCTGGCTGAAGAGGGGATGACGATGATTGTGGTTACCCACGAGATGGGCTTTGCCAGAGAGGTTGGCACCCGGATTTTGTTTATGGATCAGGGCCAGGTACTGGAGGAAGCTCCTCCTCAGGAGTTTTTCGCCGCGCCAAAGCACGCAAGACTTCAGGATTTTCTTTCAAAAATTCTGTAA
- a CDS encoding amino acid ABC transporter permease: protein MGNLIFNPQYLSGFDIGRFFQDMYMNLGQHFYDAFIEKSRYKYLVSGLGNTLLITLFAVIIGIVLGTLVALIRVSHNNDKKKFRFLNTICSIYLTVIRGTPVVVQLLITYYVIYQSADKMVAAVIAFGINSGAYVAEVIRSGIQSVDKGQIEAGRSLGLNQKTTMIKIVFPQALKNVAPAIFNEFISLLKETSVAGYIGVQDLTKGGDVIRSITYDAYTPLLTVAAVYLLIVMILTRCLTLLERRLSASDIR from the coding sequence ATGGGGAATCTGATTTTCAACCCGCAATATTTGTCCGGTTTTGATATTGGGCGTTTCTTTCAAGATATGTACATGAATCTGGGGCAGCATTTCTATGATGCCTTTATAGAGAAAAGCCGGTATAAATATTTGGTTTCTGGCTTGGGAAACACGTTGCTGATCACCCTGTTTGCGGTGATCATTGGTATTGTACTGGGCACGTTGGTTGCCCTAATCCGCGTTTCTCATAATAATGATAAAAAGAAATTTCGCTTTTTGAATACGATTTGCAGTATCTATCTGACGGTGATCCGCGGAACACCTGTTGTAGTTCAGCTTTTGATCACGTATTACGTGATTTACCAGTCTGCCGATAAAATGGTTGCGGCCGTCATCGCGTTCGGCATTAATTCCGGTGCGTATGTGGCCGAGGTTATCCGCAGCGGAATTCAGTCTGTGGACAAGGGACAAATCGAGGCGGGCCGCTCTCTTGGGCTTAATCAAAAGACGACGATGATCAAAATCGTGTTCCCGCAGGCGCTGAAAAATGTGGCTCCGGCCATCTTTAATGAATTTATTTCTCTGCTCAAGGAGACCTCTGTTGCCGGTTATATCGGTGTGCAGGATCTGACCAAGGGCGGCGATGTGATTCGCAGCATTACCTACGATGCGTATACGCCGCTTTTAACGGTTGCCGCAGTTTATTTGTTGATCGTCATGATTCTGACCAGATGCCTTACCCTGCTGGAAAGGAGGCTCAGTGCAAGTGATATCCGTTAA
- a CDS encoding transporter substrate-binding domain-containing protein translates to MKKSVKFLAVCLAAAAMLSMSACNGGGASSGAASDSSNAGASTSTLDTIKKNGFITMSTNAEFEPFEYKDGDDVVGIDIEISKKIAEKLGVQLKVNDVAFDSLIPEITSGKADFVAAGMTADDERRKNVDFSDSYFDAGQAIIVKKGGEIKQPQDLDGKKVGVQTGTTGDKYCTNEDGTSKIKVGSVERYNKGMDAVSDLIAGRIDAVVIDNFPAEKFVEKNSDKIAKLDDMLTNEQYAIAVKKGNTELTELINQTLKELKDSGDLQKICDKYLAQE, encoded by the coding sequence ATGAAAAAATCAGTTAAGTTTTTAGCGGTTTGTCTTGCAGCCGCAGCCATGTTGTCCATGTCCGCCTGCAATGGCGGTGGAGCCTCCAGTGGGGCGGCGTCTGATTCCAGCAACGCCGGTGCCAGCACCAGCACTCTGGATACCATCAAGAAAAACGGATTTATCACTATGTCTACCAATGCGGAATTTGAGCCATTTGAATACAAAGATGGCGATGATGTAGTGGGCATTGATATTGAAATTTCTAAGAAAATCGCCGAGAAGCTTGGCGTTCAACTGAAAGTAAACGATGTTGCTTTCGATTCCCTGATTCCGGAAATCACCTCCGGTAAGGCGGATTTTGTTGCGGCTGGTATGACGGCTGATGACGAGAGAAGAAAGAACGTTGATTTTTCCGACAGCTATTTTGACGCGGGCCAGGCGATCATCGTGAAAAAGGGCGGAGAAATTAAGCAGCCCCAAGATCTGGACGGCAAGAAGGTTGGCGTTCAGACTGGTACCACAGGTGATAAATATTGCACCAACGAAGACGGCACCAGCAAAATCAAGGTAGGCTCTGTTGAGCGTTACAACAAGGGGATGGATGCTGTTTCCGATCTGATTGCCGGCAGAATTGATGCGGTTGTTATCGATAATTTCCCGGCTGAGAAATTCGTTGAGAAGAACAGCGACAAAATTGCAAAGCTCGATGATATGCTGACTAATGAGCAGTATGCCATTGCTGTGAAAAAGGGTAATACCGAGCTGACCGAACTGATCAACCAGACTCTGAAAGAGTTGAAGGACAGCGGAGATTTGCAGAAAATCTGTGATAAATATCTGGCACAGGAATAA
- a CDS encoding RluA family pseudouridine synthase: MRTLTFTVPAEYEGCRLKGFLRGYCRVSARLLVKLKRVHGGLCINGAHATAVTLLHAGDSICLNLPQDEESPVPSEIPISILYEDADLLAVNKPAGMAMYPVPGSDSGTLSNAVAFHWRTAEETCRFRPVYRLDKNTSGIVIVAKNSYIAAALSHNIQKEYIAVCEGALFGCGTISSPISLAPGSKIQRTVSPDGEAAVTHWQSICSKNDLTFLKIRLETGRTHQIRVHLSSVFHPLAGDDLYGGHRDKIGRQALHCISASLIHPVTGEALFLQAPVPEDFVLLLHELDVSIA, encoded by the coding sequence TTGCGCACACTGACTTTTACGGTTCCCGCAGAATATGAAGGCTGTCGGTTGAAAGGTTTTCTGCGCGGGTACTGCCGGGTTTCGGCCCGCCTACTTGTAAAGCTTAAGCGCGTGCATGGTGGCCTTTGTATTAATGGAGCGCATGCAACAGCCGTTACCCTTCTGCATGCGGGGGACAGCATTTGCCTCAATCTGCCGCAGGATGAGGAATCTCCTGTTCCATCAGAAATTCCAATTTCGATTTTATATGAGGATGCAGATCTGCTGGCCGTGAATAAACCCGCGGGAATGGCGATGTATCCTGTACCGGGGTCAGATTCCGGTACGCTTTCTAATGCTGTGGCGTTTCACTGGCGCACGGCAGAGGAAACATGCCGGTTCCGTCCTGTATATCGGCTGGATAAAAATACATCTGGCATTGTGATTGTTGCAAAAAATTCCTATATTGCGGCGGCTTTGTCCCATAATATACAAAAAGAATACATTGCAGTTTGCGAAGGAGCTTTATTCGGCTGCGGAACAATCAGTTCGCCAATCTCGCTTGCGCCCGGCAGCAAAATTCAGAGGACTGTCTCACCTGACGGAGAAGCAGCTGTAACACATTGGCAGAGCATATGCTCGAAAAACGACCTTACTTTTCTGAAAATCCGTCTGGAAACCGGCCGAACACATCAGATTCGGGTTCATTTATCGAGTGTTTTTCATCCACTCGCGGGGGATGACTTGTATGGAGGGCATCGGGATAAAATCGGCCGCCAGGCTCTGCACTGCATTTCGGCCAGCCTCATACACCCGGTAACAGGGGAAGCGCTCTTTTTGCAGGCACCCGTGCCAGAAGATTTTGTTCTGTTGTTGCATGAGCTGGATGTATCAATTGCATAA
- a CDS encoding branched-chain amino acid aminotransferase — protein MQIRVEHTQHPKEKPADGTNLGFGRIFTDHMFIMDYTSGEGWHDPRIVPYAPLNMEPSAMCLHYGQSVFEGLKAYRTDDNRILLFRPDRNMARLNVSNERLCIPQIDEEFAVEAIKKLVSVDRDWVPSAPGTSLYIRPFIIGVDPVVGVHPAHHLMFIIICSPVGAYYPEGLNPVKIYVEDGYVRAVKGGMGFAKTAGNYAASLKAQDEAEKQHYTQVLWLDGVERKYIEEVGTMNVFFQIGDEVVTPALQGSILSGVTRMSTIEILKSWGVNVTERRLSIQEVADAAKEGKLKEAFGTGTAAVISPIGHLKWGDTVMEFNDGKIGSLSQRLYDTMTGIQWGKLPDSFGWTVEVDQ, from the coding sequence ATGCAAATCAGAGTTGAACACACGCAGCACCCTAAGGAGAAGCCTGCGGATGGGACAAATTTGGGATTCGGCCGTATTTTTACGGATCATATGTTTATTATGGATTACACCAGCGGAGAGGGCTGGCATGATCCCCGAATTGTACCGTATGCTCCCCTGAATATGGAGCCGTCCGCCATGTGCCTGCATTATGGACAATCTGTTTTCGAGGGCCTTAAGGCCTACCGTACGGACGATAACCGGATTCTGCTGTTCCGTCCAGACAGAAATATGGCACGTCTGAATGTATCAAATGAACGCCTTTGCATTCCGCAGATTGACGAGGAGTTTGCGGTGGAAGCAATTAAGAAGCTGGTATCCGTAGATCGTGACTGGGTTCCCTCTGCCCCCGGTACATCGTTGTATATTCGTCCGTTTATTATCGGTGTAGACCCGGTTGTGGGTGTACACCCGGCGCATCACCTGATGTTCATTATCATCTGCTCGCCTGTTGGCGCTTATTATCCCGAGGGCTTGAATCCTGTGAAAATTTATGTGGAAGACGGTTATGTCCGCGCGGTAAAGGGCGGTATGGGCTTTGCCAAGACGGCGGGCAACTACGCGGCGTCTCTGAAAGCGCAGGACGAGGCGGAAAAACAGCACTATACGCAGGTATTGTGGCTGGATGGCGTTGAGCGCAAATACATTGAAGAAGTCGGCACAATGAATGTGTTTTTCCAGATCGGTGACGAAGTGGTCACTCCTGCTTTGCAGGGCTCTATTTTGTCTGGTGTTACCCGTATGTCTACCATTGAGATTCTGAAATCCTGGGGCGTTAACGTGACGGAGCGCCGCCTGTCGATTCAGGAGGTTGCCGACGCAGCCAAAGAGGGCAAGCTGAAAGAAGCGTTTGGTACCGGTACGGCGGCGGTTATTTCTCCGATTGGTCATCTCAAATGGGGTGATACGGTTATGGAGTTTAACGACGGCAAAATCGGCTCGTTGTCCCAGCGCCTGTACGATACCATGACCGGTATTCAGTGGGGCAAGCTGCCGGATTCCTTTGGATGGACGGTTGAAGTAGATCAATAA
- a CDS encoding RsmB/NOP family class I SAM-dependent RNA methyltransferase — protein MNEYPLAFLCRMKTLLCSEYSDFLECMGQPSVRGIRLNPLKCDEATLKNALDFPMESSPFSPYSYRIPEDADKPGRIPLHHAGAFYSQEPSAASAVTVLNPQPGEKILDLCAAPGGKSTQIAALLAGKGLLWSNEVVRSRAIALLSNLERMGVSNAVVSSCHPETLCETLSGFFDRVLVDAPCSGEGMFRRDAQAVQDWSEEHVRTCAVRQGLILDSAATALRENGILVYSTCTFSPEENEETVYAFLQRHPDFVLEDSGVTFGRPGIGMPQARRVFPMDGGDGHFVAKMRKTSTAICRVAEYPFAKFSAESDAKALYSQIFNEPLPGSLIQSGSAILIVPEFVPRLSGLGVIRAGVMLGEIQKGRIEPAHALFLSALPRQLRQTVHLSSRSPEIHAYLHGEELEVDSALKGYAGVAVDGVITGFGKCSSGKMKNRYPKGLRSHT, from the coding sequence ATGAACGAATATCCTTTGGCATTTCTGTGCCGCATGAAAACGCTGCTTTGCAGTGAATATTCCGATTTTTTAGAGTGCATGGGGCAGCCTTCAGTGCGCGGGATTCGACTGAATCCACTCAAATGTGATGAAGCAACGCTAAAAAACGCGCTCGATTTTCCAATGGAATCCAGCCCGTTTTCCCCGTATTCCTATCGAATTCCCGAAGATGCGGACAAGCCTGGCCGTATCCCGCTGCACCATGCGGGAGCGTTCTATTCACAGGAGCCCTCCGCGGCCTCGGCAGTGACCGTGCTGAATCCGCAGCCGGGGGAAAAAATACTTGATCTGTGTGCCGCGCCGGGAGGAAAATCCACTCAGATTGCGGCTTTGCTTGCAGGAAAGGGACTTTTGTGGTCTAATGAGGTGGTTCGATCCCGTGCAATCGCGCTGCTTTCTAATCTGGAACGCATGGGCGTTTCAAACGCGGTGGTTTCTTCCTGCCATCCCGAAACGCTGTGCGAAACGCTTTCCGGCTTTTTTGATCGTGTGCTGGTAGATGCGCCCTGCTCCGGAGAAGGCATGTTCCGCCGCGACGCACAGGCGGTGCAGGACTGGAGCGAGGAGCATGTGAGAACGTGTGCTGTACGCCAGGGCCTGATTCTGGACAGCGCCGCGACCGCTTTGCGCGAGAACGGAATTCTCGTTTATTCTACCTGTACCTTTTCGCCGGAAGAGAATGAAGAAACTGTCTATGCGTTTTTGCAGCGGCATCCGGATTTTGTCCTGGAGGATTCCGGTGTTACGTTTGGCCGCCCCGGAATCGGGATGCCTCAGGCGCGGCGTGTTTTCCCGATGGACGGCGGGGACGGCCATTTTGTAGCGAAAATGAGAAAAACATCTACCGCTATCTGCCGTGTGGCAGAGTATCCATTTGCCAAATTTTCTGCGGAATCGGACGCGAAGGCATTGTACAGCCAGATTTTTAACGAGCCGCTTCCGGGTTCGCTGATTCAAAGCGGCAGTGCGATTCTGATTGTGCCGGAGTTTGTTCCGCGCCTCTCCGGCCTAGGGGTAATCCGTGCCGGTGTGATGCTCGGTGAAATCCAGAAGGGCCGCATCGAACCGGCGCATGCGCTGTTCCTGTCGGCTTTGCCGCGGCAGCTGCGGCAGACCGTCCATTTATCGTCGCGCTCGCCCGAAATCCACGCGTATCTGCACGGGGAAGAATTGGAGGTTGATTCCGCCCTGAAAGGCTACGCCGGTGTCGCTGTTGACGGCGTAATTACTGGGTTCGGCAAGTGTTCTTCCGGTAAAATGAAAAACCGGTATCCAAAGGGCCTGCGCAGTCATACTTGA
- a CDS encoding YitT family protein, whose product MGVLKTRNRIVFLDVLYFLAGSVMFSVSVNCFTAPNHIAPGGITGLATVLNYLWGTPIGTMLFVINLPVFLWAIWELGYRIVGKTILATLLCSITIDAFSSILPVYEGDHMLAAIFGGVLEGIGLSLVLLRGATTGGTDLIARLLEQRLRSLSMGQLMMGVDAMVILLSGFVYRSLESALYAFITVFVSTRLIDTILYGADAGTGKMLFIISEKNDEIATKILSEIDRGVTALKSRGVYSNRSGEVLLCAVRRYEVSKVTDVIRSTDNRAFIIIGEAGQITGQGFREIKKEDKNLKDLLNRSKKAEDQ is encoded by the coding sequence ATGGGAGTTTTGAAAACGCGCAATCGGATTGTTTTTTTGGATGTTCTGTATTTTTTAGCTGGCAGTGTGATGTTTTCGGTTTCGGTCAACTGCTTTACCGCACCGAACCACATCGCGCCCGGCGGAATTACCGGCCTTGCAACAGTACTCAATTACCTGTGGGGTACACCGATCGGAACCATGCTGTTTGTCATCAACCTTCCGGTATTCCTTTGGGCTATTTGGGAGCTGGGCTACCGCATTGTCGGAAAGACCATTTTAGCTACCCTGCTGTGTTCCATTACTATTGATGCGTTTTCTTCCATTCTGCCAGTGTATGAGGGAGACCATATGCTGGCTGCAATCTTCGGCGGCGTACTGGAGGGAATCGGTCTTTCTCTGGTTTTGCTGCGAGGTGCGACGACCGGCGGCACAGACCTGATTGCCCGTTTGCTGGAGCAACGGCTTCGCAGCCTTTCCATGGGTCAGCTAATGATGGGCGTGGATGCGATGGTAATTCTGCTCTCTGGCTTTGTATACCGCAGCCTGGAAAGCGCTCTGTACGCCTTTATCACCGTTTTTGTTTCCACACGGCTGATCGATACCATCCTGTACGGCGCGGATGCCGGTACCGGAAAAATGCTGTTTATTATTTCTGAAAAGAATGATGAAATTGCGACTAAGATTCTTTCGGAGATCGATCGGGGTGTTACAGCTCTGAAATCCAGAGGCGTATACAGCAACCGCAGCGGCGAGGTGCTGTTGTGTGCTGTACGGCGGTATGAGGTCAGCAAGGTTACAGATGTGATCCGTTCTACGGACAACAGAGCCTTCATCATTATCGGCGAAGCAGGACAGATCACCGGGCAGGGCTTCCGTGAGATTAAAAAGGAAGATAAAAATCTGAAGGATTTATTGAACAGGAGCAAAAAAGCTGAAGATCAGTAA